The sequence ttcatgtcgagacattagagcgggggtattctatacaaagagtttgtataagaccggaccatgaaatgaatagtctctcttattaacaccgttactagttgagactacatttcaccaggatgactataggtgacttgacctgaatcctgagtgagttgtgaactcctgcctatgaaggcgatcctttgatttgtatgggtgagagtgacctatgtagccgactcaatatgcctaccattttggggattcgtctgattggggagctgggaacgcagctacacaagaaggaattcactccttctccatggatagagtaagtagagaaattgctctcttaagagttgatttcagggcttgaacaatgtagcgccacaccctctcttggcctgagaggagttcagttatagtaggactataattattgttcattagaggaatcagtggtacttaaggagttagatgtaactacggGGCAAAACGGTattttttggcctagctgtacttatgagcaatttgtgaagggtcattgcactgttgattggttatatctaatggacacaaaaatatatctacagtaagaagagtgcaactattagtctttagtggaatgactaatagttaatgaatagagattaatttaattaaaaagtttaattaattaatctcatttcattggagcttcaatctataggtccataaggtccccttgttagctcaataaggataaatgagaatcaaatttattttggtttaatttgaattgttcaaattgattaaagggaataaattgtatatgatacaattaatataatgtatttgatacattataatgtaaagtttttatgagagaagttaatatttgaatatgattcaaataataataataatatgaataagattcataaataaactataggttaaaattgaattcgattcatattagaactatagattatatgagagatctaaaccattggttatattatatgtGATATAATATACTGTTtgtattatatgagatataattaaatttatattgattttatattatatgagatataatatatattaattaaatttatattgtttttatattgtttttatattaattaaatttatatatatatataaatagaatgaataactCCCAGGGAGTTATTCTAAGTGGGAAAGAAGgggaagttattttgataacttccccctccatggttaagatttgtttttaaaaagaaaaagaaaaaatacaatcttacgatctctctgtatttcaaaaaaaggaaacaaaaattctctcaaaagtttcttccctcaccaaaattacagaagcccacaactctctgtgattctttacttggagaataacaaggaagattttgtggtgtctcgaagcttggaagaagaattggttctacaaaggttagtttattttcaccttttcctccatgagaagcatgtttattatttttctttgaatttattggtttcagaaattgaatttcacttgcacggcataggctttcgctttaggaattccattccttcaattggtatcagagccaaatcgtgcaattgttttttcaaatttttcttgaaacaaaattcaaagaaaaggtgggtatattttttttctctgtaTTGTTAAACGTGAGTTTGCAAAATAGATGTTTTCGATTTTGGCACCTTAGATTATagtttttttcattaatttgattgatgtaaggggctgttgttttggccattttaattctGTAATCGAGTGTGTAAGTCCATGTCGTTCGAGGCAAGTGTTGCTGGGTTGATGAACGATTTTTGGAGGCATTACGGAGGATTTTTTTTCAGTTCATACAGATTCAAATCTGTACAGAGTTGCAACAGtttttgttataaaaaaaaacaaaaacaaatatatgTTGTACGCGCGTCTTCAAAGTATCATAAATTTCTTTTTGGTGCAGCGGCTGGTTGTCCACTTCTGTTGCAAGAGGTCGTGGCTTTGAATTCCAGATAATGcagtttttcgttttttttctttttcgttttaattaattaaattaatataatttgattatattaatttgattatttttttagggGTGGTAAATTCGGTCTATTTTGctatttaatcttttattgcatgtgatgttttattaaactaattatatgCATAATGTATGTCATATAGTTTAAAATCCCACCTTAGGATTATAACTATCATgcatcatatttaatataattgttatattttatgATAGCATGTATAACTAATATATCCATGCATCatcctatattttaaaatgttgtattatatagtttgattgatggatgtttttattttcattgcattaatataattgttgtattgtgtgatgaaaatgaaaatgcattgagcatgtcattacttagagaatataattattaaatgacattagaattgcatgtttatagattttaattattttcttttcttataagtgttataagtttatgaatttagaatttaaatctataataaagagttgcatgctaacataaggtcacaattagttttaaatagtttaaaattaattcacctagaccttaatgaataatatttctaatgagattagaaatagggttaatcttttctcgttttaataggattaaaatgatatcaataaaagattaaatttataaaatatttgtctataAGGGACCTTTGTCTAAAGAAGGTTCTGTCTAGGCTGGGGTACTTAAGCTGACGGTAACGGAACAcccctacctgggaactgacctggaaggtgaattagtcaaacattttataagcatgcaatacatgattatatttatcaaagtgtttgatgaacaataatcatatattgttaaAACTATCCAGTATAAGAGTTATATTGGGCCAATTTAACAATGGACTTAGATAAATAATTAGCCGTATTTTCTAAGTTgttttttaagtaaaacactaagtgggaggaaatgaggtatatgatacttcatttttcttttcatgtttctcCTTAAACATTCACAACGTGAGACTTATGCTCGACCTCGAGGCACCTTTACTTGTGTCCCGCTACGGGTGGTGTTTGTGtaagtcaataacaaggtgaatggagataatgtttatagtaagtgggagagggACGTGTGTCAACACATCCCGCGGTCTCTTTCATTAGTTTTTAGTACATTCTCATGCTCGGTTTTGAGACACCCTTGCTTGTGTCCCCCTACGAAAGGTGTTTGCATTAGATTTTACttaaactccagaaatggataggatttctttagtttttgctCCAATCGGTTTTTTTCCTACAGATTACTTATTGGGGCGGAACTCTAGAATCTAAAATgaagggttacacttacaagaaatttttaagtaagttaatcatttcttgactaaacaatgatgactaactattatagaaataagagttattctggtgTAATATTTAGTTAAGATTGTCTCAATTTAGTGAAGAGATAATTAATCACCCTACAGAGGTTTTTATCCTACCTCACTGAAGCATCATTGCAAAATAGATATCACTTAGGAtacattaaaattttgctaaattgattggttttatatggaaaatgctagtataactaatataaataaattgtatgttttCAGTAATTTGATAATGACGAGTGCTACTTTGAATATGCTGGCTGCTGATAAACTTAATGGCAATAATTATGCATCTTGGAAAAATACTATCAACACTGTGCTAATCATCGATGACCTTAGATTTGTCCTAGTTGAGGAGTGTCCTTAAGTCCCAGCTGCTAATGCAACTCGAACTGTTCGAGAACCATATGAGCGCTGGGCCAAGGCAAATGAAAAAGCCCAAGCATACATCTTGGCAAGCTTATCTGAAGTATTGgccaagaaacatgaatcaatgCTCACTGCTCGTGAGATTATGGACTCCTTGCAGGAGATGTTTGGTCAGGCCTCTTATCAGATCAAGCATGATGCTCTGAAATCCATTTATAATGCCCGTATGAATGGGGGAGCCTCAGTgcgagaacatgttctcaatatgatggttcatttcaacgtggcagaaatgaatggggctgtcatcgatgaagccagtcaggttagctttattttggAATCTCTGCTAGAGAGTTTCCTGCAATTTAGGAGCAAtgctgttatgaataagattgctTATACCCTTACCATCCTTCTCAACGAGCTACAGACTTTCGAGTCTCTGATGAAAATCAAGGGACAGAAgggagaggcaaatgttgctactttCACAAGAAAGTTCCATAGGGGTTCGACCTCTGGAACTAAGTCTATGCCTTCTTCATCTGGCAataagaagtggaagaagaagaagggtggcCAAGGAAATAAAGCTAACCTCGCTGCTGTTAAAACGACCAAGAAAGCCAAGGCTGCAAAGGGAATATGTTTCCATTGCAACCAAGAGGGACATTGGAAGAGAAACTGTCCCAAGTACTTGGCAGAAAAGAAGAAGGCcaaacaaggtaaatatgatttactagtgctagagacttgtttagtggaaaatgatgattcaacttggataatagattcaggtgccactaatcatgtttgttcttcatttcaggGAATTAGTTCCTGACGGCAGTTGGAGACTGGAGAGATGACGATGCGAGTTGAACTGGGCATGTCGTCTCAGCAATTGCAGTGGGAGGGCTTCGACTTTGTTTAcagaaatcttttcttttattagaaaatgtatatgttgttcctgatttaaaaaggaacttgatttctgtaaagtgcttactagaacaatcttactcgttaacttttaatgtaaataaagtatttatttacaaaaatggtgttgagatttgttctgcaaagttagaaaataatctttatgtgttaagatcattaacatctaaagcccttcttaatactgaaatgttcaaaactgcaataactcaaaataaaagacttaaaatttctccaaaagaaaatgctcatctttggcacctaagattagggcacataaatctcaataggattgagagattagtaaagaatggacttctaagtgAGTTAGAAAAAAATTCTTTACCTGTATGTGAGTCATGCCTTGAAGGTAAGATGACCAAAAGACCTTTTATTGGAAAATGTCATAGGGCCAAAGAACCTCTAGAACTTGTACATTCAGATCTATGTGGTCCTATGAATGTTAAAGCAAGAGgaggatttgaatatttcatcacttttactgatgattattcaagatatgggtatgtttatttaatgcaacataagtctgaagcccttgaaaagttcaaggaatacaaggctgaagttgaaaacgcattaagtaaaactattaaaatatttcgatcggatcgaggtggagagtatatggatttgaaattccaaaactatttgatggaatgtggaattgtatctcaactctcagcacctggtacacctcaacagaatagtgtatcagaaaggagaaatcgaaccttgttggacatggttcggtctatgatgagttacgctcacttacctaattcgttttggggttatgcagtgcaaactgcagtctatattttgaattgtgttCCATCTAAAAGTAGTTCTGAAACACCTTTAAAATTATGGAATGATCGTAAAGGTAGCTTACGTCATTTCAaaatttggggttgtccagcacacaTGCTTGAGAATAACCCTAAGAAATTGGAACCtggttcaaaattatgtttatttgtaggctaccccaaaggaactagaggtggttacttctatgatcctaaagataataaagtgtttgtatcgacaaatgctacagttttagaagaggaccacataagggagcacaaaccgcgaagtaagatagtattaaatgaactttCCAAAGAAACTACTGAACCTTCAACAAGAGTTGTTGAAGAGCCTAGTGCATTAACAAGAGTTGTTCATGTCAGTTCATCTACTAGGACACATCAACCTCAATCGTTGAGGGAACCTCGACGAAGTGGGAGGGTTACAAACTTACCTATTCATTATATGAGTTTAACTGAAACCTTAACTGTCATATCTGATGGCGACATTGAGGATCCATTGAATTTTAAGAAGGTAATGAATGATGTGGATAAAGATGAATGGATCAAAGCTATGAATCTTGAATTGGAGTCTATATACTTCAATTCAGTCTGGGATCTTGTAGATCAACCTgatggggtaaaacctataggttgtaaatggatctacaagagaaaaagaggtgcagatggtaaggtacaaacttttaaagctagactagtggcaaagggttatacccaaGTTGAGGGAGTTGACTATGAGGAGACTTTCTCACCTGTTGCCATGTTAAAGTCTATTCGAATACTTTTGTCCATTGCTGCATATTTTGACTATGAGATTTGGCTAATGGATGTAAAGATTGCCTTtttgaatggcaatcttgaggAGACCATCTATATGTAACAACCAGAAGGATTCATAATTCCAGGTCAAGAGAAAAAGATTTGCAAGCTTAATCGTtctatttatggattaaaacaagcttctcgatcttggaacataagatttgataccacaataaaatcttatggatttgatcaaatcgttgatgaaccttgtgtctacaaaagaatcatcaacaaatcagtagctttcttagttctgtacgtagatgatatcctactcattgggaatgatataggtttactaactgacatcaaacaatggctagcaacccaatttcaaatgaaagatttgggagaggcaTAGTTTGTTCTGGGTATTCAGATCTTTagagatcgtaagaacaaaatgctagcTTTGTCTCAAGCATCGTATATTGACAAAATAGTTGTTAAATATTCAATGTAAATCTCCAAAAGAGGCTtactacctttcaggcatggagttactttgtctaaggaatagtgtcctaagacacctcaagacgttgaggaaatgagacatatcccctatgcatcagctgttggcagcttgatgtatgcgatgttatgtactagacctgacatctGTTATGTGGTAGGGATAGTCAGTAGATATCAATCTAATCCAGGATTAGCTCATTGGACTGCCGTTAAAACTatcctcaagtatcttaggagaacgagggactacatgcttgtgtatatggttctaaggatttgATTCTTATAGGATACACAGACTCTGACTTTCAGGCTGATAgagattctaggaaatctacttcaggttcagtgttcactcttaacggaggagctgtagtttggagaagtatcaagcaaggatgtattGCTGACTCCACTATGGAGGCAAAGTATGTTGCAGCTTGTGAAGCTGCCAAAAAGGATGTTTGGCTTAGAAAATTCTTGATTGATTTGGAAGTAGTTCCAAACATGTCAAAGCCAATTACTCTTTACTGTGATAATAGTGGGGCTGTGGCTAATTCTAAGGAGCCCAGAAGCCACAAGCGTGGAAAGCATATTGAGCGCAAGTATCACTTGATTCGAGAGATAATGCAtcgaggggatgtgatcgtcacaCAGATAACTTCAACACACAATGTtgctgatccgtttacaaagcccctcatggctaaggtgtttgagggtcacctagagagtctgggtctatgtgacatgccacatttaatctagggcaagtgggagatttactgggtgcatattgtatgccctagtttcttgttttgtgtactattatagtattttattttttatgttgtacaccccactagctttaggaaaagtgggagattgttggggttgatgccctaaatctcgtggtcttgtagtttgtaattgtatatattatacaaactttttatttatctaataaaataaagtgttttattttatttgacatttagttgcattaactcacaaaaccaataaactaacatccaaggttatcttctgtaacctaaacatgtatgtggagacatacaagtggatcatgtttaagtgataacctaaatggtctgtagtaaatggataaggctggataccttatcttggtgacactacgaatacggtctgctttgtagttgttacaattgttctaaagtgctacaaatgatttgatcctaatcattcatgtcgagacattagagcgggggtattctatacaaagagtttgtataagaccggaccatgaaatgaatagtctctcttattaacaccgttactagttgagactacatttcaccaggatgactataggtgacttgacctgaatcctgagtgagttgtgaactcctgcctatgaaggcgatcctttgatttgtatgggtgagagtgacctatgtagccgactcaatatgcctaccattttggggattcgtctgattggggagctgggaacgcagctacacaagaaggaattcactccttctccatggatagagtaagtagagaaattgct comes from Cucumis melo cultivar AY chromosome 12, USDA_Cmelo_AY_1.0, whole genome shotgun sequence and encodes:
- the LOC127144424 gene encoding uncharacterized protein LOC127144424, with amino-acid sequence MNKIAYTLTILLNELQTFESLMKIKGQKGEANVATFTRKFHRGSTSGTKSMPSSSGNKKWKKKKGGQGNKANLAAVKTTKKAKAAKGICFHCNQEGHWKRNCPKYLAEKKKAKQGN